In Persicimonas caeni, a single window of DNA contains:
- a CDS encoding ATPase, T2SS/T4P/T4SS family, translated as MFTVTISEKGGQQSQYDFNKSEITIGRMKGNDIVLPKGNVSKKHSRIALVDGSFVIADLNSTNGTYVNGRKVTGEQPITENDKIYIGDFILQVEAPQAANQPPAAPPSPPQQTPSQPNPNQSGFGPGGGGGGSMPPSPPGGRNQGAQGQPANSGLGGGGPVDDLFAAGDSQAPGVTGGGPAPQRRHSSAGGSTPSRNQPDPEPALDFDDLGFGGEPAPNNTDMGGASPAPQSRRGSSAGSAPSQPQPRHNSSPGSVTPEPSLGGPSPAGGDIQMDAPTPSPDHAAPSRPDAPARSGGRVGREMGHSGSAPQGDGMLPAREMRSEFDADFHAAQHDVARVLFESVHPDDLPLDYPPVPADRDDFAQQVADAVNTVSPRVDRDTLIELITTECVGLGPVEMYLDDPEVQDIYVNSFDQVLVRKNGELIVAERAFSHPELLMAAAHRLLGTRDNSIGADEVRFGDGTRVHVVMPPLSVNGPALTVRKPPTDHPSLDELVGRGTLSPGMSEFLGRAVQSGRSILVAGPTSSGKSTMLGAIAGLISEGTRVVTVEESTHLDLPLASAVRLEASPATGHDLKFLVRTAVSMHPQRIIVDECRGGEAYDWVTSAASGTEGSMITTHGTSASDALGRLESLCLLGNPEISPRGLREQIARAVDFVVIVHRSGDNGFRVRQITEVQGVDLDSFRLNDVFYYRVEGNEENFHPTGYIPLFYEDLRHAGVEVDFDIFRD; from the coding sequence ATGTTCACCGTCACGATAAGTGAGAAAGGCGGGCAGCAGTCCCAATACGATTTCAACAAGTCCGAGATCACCATCGGGCGAATGAAGGGAAATGACATTGTCCTGCCCAAGGGCAACGTCTCCAAGAAGCACTCCCGGATTGCGCTGGTCGATGGCAGTTTTGTGATCGCCGACTTGAACAGTACTAACGGGACGTACGTCAACGGCCGCAAAGTCACCGGCGAGCAGCCCATCACCGAGAACGACAAGATCTACATCGGTGATTTCATTCTTCAGGTCGAGGCACCGCAGGCGGCCAACCAGCCGCCGGCCGCACCGCCCTCGCCTCCCCAACAGACTCCCAGCCAGCCCAACCCGAACCAGTCGGGCTTTGGTCCTGGTGGCGGCGGTGGCGGTTCGATGCCCCCCTCGCCTCCGGGCGGAAGAAATCAGGGAGCGCAGGGACAGCCAGCCAACTCCGGTTTGGGTGGCGGCGGTCCAGTCGACGACCTGTTTGCGGCGGGCGATTCGCAGGCCCCTGGCGTGACCGGAGGAGGCCCCGCGCCTCAACGACGGCACTCGTCGGCAGGCGGTTCGACCCCCTCGCGCAACCAGCCCGATCCCGAACCGGCCCTCGACTTCGACGACCTCGGTTTTGGCGGCGAACCGGCCCCGAACAACACCGACATGGGTGGAGCGAGTCCGGCACCGCAATCTCGACGTGGCTCGAGCGCAGGAAGTGCACCGTCGCAGCCTCAGCCTCGCCACAACTCCAGTCCGGGCAGCGTGACGCCCGAGCCGTCGCTTGGCGGCCCGAGCCCTGCTGGCGGCGACATCCAAATGGATGCACCGACGCCCAGCCCCGACCACGCTGCGCCATCGCGACCGGACGCCCCCGCTCGAAGTGGCGGACGCGTTGGTCGTGAGATGGGTCACAGTGGCAGCGCCCCACAGGGCGACGGCATGCTCCCGGCGCGTGAGATGCGCTCGGAATTCGACGCTGATTTCCACGCCGCCCAACACGACGTGGCGCGTGTGCTCTTCGAGAGCGTCCATCCCGACGACCTTCCGTTGGACTACCCGCCGGTGCCCGCCGACCGCGACGACTTTGCTCAGCAGGTCGCAGACGCCGTCAATACGGTCAGCCCGCGCGTTGACCGCGATACGCTCATCGAGCTTATCACCACCGAGTGCGTCGGCCTCGGGCCCGTAGAGATGTATCTCGACGATCCCGAAGTGCAGGACATCTACGTCAACAGCTTCGACCAGGTGCTCGTGCGCAAGAACGGCGAACTGATCGTCGCCGAGCGCGCCTTCAGCCACCCCGAGTTGCTGATGGCTGCGGCTCACCGACTTCTGGGCACGCGTGACAATAGCATCGGCGCCGACGAAGTACGCTTCGGTGACGGCACCCGCGTGCACGTGGTAATGCCGCCGCTCTCGGTCAACGGCCCCGCCCTGACCGTTCGAAAGCCGCCCACCGACCATCCCAGCCTCGACGAACTCGTCGGGCGCGGAACGCTGTCGCCGGGCATGAGCGAATTCTTGGGACGAGCGGTGCAATCGGGCCGTTCGATCTTGGTCGCCGGCCCGACCAGCTCGGGCAAGTCGACGATGCTCGGCGCCATTGCCGGGCTGATCTCGGAGGGCACCCGTGTGGTGACCGTCGAGGAGTCGACCCACCTCGACCTTCCGCTCGCCTCGGCGGTGCGCTTGGAGGCGAGCCCGGCTACCGGCCACGACCTGAAGTTTTTGGTGCGCACAGCCGTCTCCATGCACCCTCAGCGCATCATCGTCGACGAGTGTCGTGGCGGCGAAGCGTATGATTGGGTGACTTCGGCCGCCAGCGGCACCGAGGGCAGCATGATCACCACCCACGGCACCAGCGCTTCGGACGCCCTTGGGCGACTCGAGAGCCTCTGCCTGCTGGGTAATCCGGAGATCAGTCCCCGAGGCCTTCGCGAGCAGATCGCCCGTGCAGTAGACTTCGTGGTCATCGTGCACCGCAGTGGCGACAACGGCTTCCGCGTGCGCCAGATTACCGAAGTCCAGGGTGTCGACCTCGATTCCTTCCGCCTCAACGATGTGTTTTACTACCGCGTCGAGGGCAACGAGGAGAACTTCCACCCCACCGGCTATATCCCCCTCTTCTACGAGGACTTGCGTCACGCGGGGGTCGAAGTCGACTTCGACATCTTCCGCGACTAG